The following are from one region of the Bacteroidales bacterium genome:
- a CDS encoding helix-turn-helix domain-containing protein: MQSIGSTLKYLREEKGLLLEEVSKLTNIDVTLLSRIENCKRLPTKEQVDILCKYYHAKQNDITIQWLSDKIVSEVKYEELAIPAMKVAEEKIKYNSTNKNGFSFELKGKSKLSQDINKIVNKVIQGDCLEVMQIIPDKSVDMILCDLPYGTTQNKWDSIIDLTRLWAEYERIIKDDGVIALTAQGVFTAKLICSNEKLFKYKITWIKSKPTNFLNAKKQPLRKHEDICIFYKKQPTYNPQMTNGEPYDKGFRKDQYTGSYGDFKSKHVKSDGQRYPNDVIFYDDTPIDDYVYIKTAESEGPVVHPTQKPVELGRYLIKTYTKPGDIVLDNACGSGSFLVSALLENRQFIGIEKNEDALLHKVDPVDYIQICINRIKEALKRKEIEDATLRLFKEPITKYHKISFKGNKTNP; the protein is encoded by the coding sequence ATGCAATCAATAGGATCAACATTAAAATATCTTCGAGAAGAGAAAGGGCTATTGCTTGAAGAAGTGTCGAAACTTACGAATATAGACGTTACACTTCTTAGCCGTATAGAGAATTGTAAACGTCTTCCCACAAAAGAACAGGTAGATATATTATGTAAATATTATCATGCAAAGCAGAATGATATAACAATCCAATGGCTAAGTGATAAAATTGTGTCTGAAGTAAAATATGAAGAGTTAGCAATACCTGCGATGAAAGTCGCAGAAGAAAAAATCAAATATAACTCTACAAATAAAAATGGTTTTTCGTTTGAACTAAAAGGGAAATCCAAGCTGTCACAGGATATCAATAAGATAGTTAATAAGGTTATACAAGGTGATTGTTTAGAGGTAATGCAAATTATTCCGGATAAATCTGTTGACATGATCTTGTGTGATTTGCCATATGGAACAACGCAAAATAAATGGGACTCTATAATTGACTTAACACGATTATGGGCTGAATACGAGCGAATAATAAAGGACGATGGAGTAATTGCCTTAACAGCTCAAGGTGTCTTTACTGCAAAACTTATATGTAGTAACGAGAAATTATTTAAATATAAAATCACTTGGATAAAATCTAAACCTACAAATTTTCTAAATGCAAAGAAACAGCCCCTTAGGAAGCATGAGGATATATGTATTTTCTATAAAAAGCAACCAACATATAATCCTCAGATGACCAATGGAGAACCATATGACAAAGGATTTAGAAAAGATCAATATACTGGTAGTTATGGGGATTTTAAATCCAAGCATGTAAAAAGCGATGGACAACGATACCCTAATGATGTTATTTTCTACGACGATACCCCGATTGATGATTATGTGTACATCAAAACCGCAGAAAGCGAAGGCCCTGTAGTGCATCCAACCCAGAAACCAGTAGAATTAGGGCGATATTTAATAAAAACATACACTAAGCCTGGCGACATTGTCTTAGATAATGCTTGCGGAAGCGGTAGTTTTCTTGTCTCTGCCTTACTCGAAAATCGACAATTTATTGGCATCGAGAAAAATGAAGACGCATTATTGCATAAAGTTGATCCGGTCGATTATATTCAGATTTGTATTAATAGAATAAAAGAGGCACTTAAAAGGAAAGAGATAGAAGACGCGACTTTAAGATTATTTAAAGAGCCAATTACAAAATATCATAAGATTTCATTTAAAGGCAATAAAACTAATCCCTGA
- a CDS encoding plasmid recombination protein — MGFAVLHIQKPKGNDSGTTAHIERAVSPANADPERTHLNKEFVDFPDGVETRTQAIQHRIVNAGIKRKISHNQVRALQIMLSGTPEDIQRIQADGKLDEWCNDNIEWLQDTFGKDNLVSAVLHMDEKTPHIHATVVPIVTGERRKAKKKSDEPTPYKPKDGKKAYRKKSPNTVRLCADDVMTRENLERIQDTYAAKMNKYGLLRGIKGSDARHITTPQYYRDLYEKNEDLRESIGYLEEEKQDVYNKVRNMYDHRDEAREKFLDMDKYVRNKEKEITATETRIEQLRQDYEPYKAQDDLNLLLDIFPHFKEHLRVAKYCKGIGLTTDTTKQLFEGKDVAITGKLHSPEHDRDFSIQDAKLKLFKEPGDTYKLRLNLNGQNIIDWFKEQFSKLRQAVRPHIKLTPPTQKKGRGM, encoded by the coding sequence ATGGGCTTTGCAGTCTTACATATACAAAAGCCGAAAGGCAATGACAGCGGAACAACCGCCCACATCGAGCGTGCGGTTAGTCCGGCCAATGCCGATCCGGAACGCACTCACTTGAATAAAGAGTTCGTTGATTTTCCGGACGGAGTGGAAACCCGTACCCAAGCGATACAGCACCGCATCGTGAACGCCGGAATTAAGCGCAAGATTAGCCATAACCAAGTGCGGGCTTTGCAGATAATGTTGTCGGGGACGCCGGAGGATATACAGCGCATACAGGCCGACGGTAAACTTGACGAGTGGTGCAACGATAATATCGAATGGTTACAAGATACGTTCGGCAAGGATAATCTTGTTTCTGCTGTTTTGCATATGGATGAGAAAACACCCCACATCCACGCTACCGTCGTGCCGATAGTTACCGGAGAGAGAAGAAAAGCCAAGAAGAAATCTGATGAGCCAACGCCGTATAAACCGAAGGACGGTAAGAAGGCTTATCGCAAGAAATCCCCCAATACCGTCCGGCTTTGCGCCGACGACGTAATGACCCGCGAGAATCTGGAACGAATCCAAGACACCTATGCCGCAAAGATGAACAAATACGGCTTACTGCGTGGAATCAAAGGCTCGGACGCCCGGCACATTACCACACCGCAATATTATCGGGACTTGTATGAGAAGAACGAGGATTTGCGGGAGAGCATCGGGTATCTGGAAGAAGAAAAACAAGATGTTTACAATAAAGTGCGGAATATGTACGACCATAGGGATGAGGCGCGGGAGAAATTCCTCGATATGGACAAGTATGTACGCAACAAGGAGAAAGAGATAACCGCTACCGAAACCCGCATAGAGCAACTAAGGCAAGATTACGAACCGTATAAGGCTCAGGACGATTTGAATTTACTGCTCGATATATTCCCGCATTTTAAAGAGCATCTGCGAGTGGCGAAATACTGCAAAGGCATCGGACTGACGACAGACACTACTAAACAGCTTTTCGAGGGCAAAGACGTAGCCATAACAGGCAAACTCCACTCGCCGGAACACGACAGGGATTTCAGCATACAGGACGCCAAACTGAAACTATTCAAGGAACCGGGCGATACATACAAACTCCGCCTTAACCTAAACGGTCAGAACATCATCGACTGGTTCAAAGAACAATTCTCCAAACTCCGGCAAGCGGTTAGACCGCATATCAAGCTCACCCCGCCCACACAAAAGAAAGGGAGAGGAATGTAA
- the coaE gene encoding dephospho-CoA kinase (Dephospho-CoA kinase (CoaE) performs the final step in coenzyme A biosynthesis.), giving the protein MLTVGVTGGIGSGKTTVCEIFELLGVPVYYADIRAKELMNFDPELREGLKTLFGQEIYENELLNRKKLAEIIFNDKSMLEKVNGLVHPAVGRDFIRWRAAQTSPYIIEEAAILFESNAASRFDKIVLVTAPEQLRIERVRQRDVVDAEAVRARMKNQWPEEKKIKLADFVINNDDKSMLLPQVMHIHQQLTDLAKVS; this is encoded by the coding sequence ATGCTGACGGTAGGTGTAACAGGCGGAATAGGTAGCGGAAAGACAACGGTTTGTGAAATTTTCGAACTGTTGGGAGTTCCTGTCTATTATGCAGATATCAGGGCAAAAGAACTGATGAATTTCGACCCGGAGCTGAGGGAAGGCCTGAAAACATTGTTTGGACAGGAGATATACGAGAATGAACTACTGAATAGAAAAAAACTGGCGGAAATCATCTTTAATGACAAATCCATGCTTGAAAAAGTAAACGGGTTGGTACATCCCGCTGTAGGCAGGGATTTCATCCGCTGGCGTGCGGCCCAGACCAGTCCGTACATCATTGAAGAGGCAGCCATCCTGTTTGAAAGCAATGCGGCATCAAGATTTGATAAAATCGTCCTGGTGACAGCACCGGAGCAACTACGTATCGAAAGAGTCAGGCAACGGGATGTCGTTGATGCGGAAGCAGTCCGTGCACGTATGAAAAATCAATGGCCCGAGGAGAAAAAAATAAAATTGGCCGACTTTGTGATCAATAATGATGATAAGAGTATGCTACTTCCACAGGTCATGCACATCCATCAACAACTAACGGATCTGGCAAAAGTATCCTGA
- a CDS encoding acetyl-CoA hydrolase/transferase family protein has protein sequence MSRYPVMTAEEAANFINNDDNVGFSGFTAAGCPKAVPAALAKRAEAEHQKGNPFKIGMFTGASTGDSLDGNLARAHAIKFRTPYQSNKDLRNAINTGDAPYYDLHLSHLAQMLRYGFLGKVNVAIIEAADITDNGEIVPTTGIGIAPTLCMLSDKIIVELNHKHPKEIRGMHDVYVTAPPPNREAIPIFHPDDRIGTPYIKVDPAKVVAVVETNLENEGGEFAPLDETTARIGANVANFLVGEMKAGRIPQSFLPVQSGVGNIANAVLGAMGENASIPVFKIYTEVIQDAVITLMKSGRVRFASGCSLTVSNPTMDEIYKDLDFFKDKVLLRPQEISNNPEIIRRLGLITINTALEADIFGNINSTHVVGTKMMNGIGGSGDFTRNAYLSIFTTPSVAKGTNISAIVPMVSHLDHNEHSVSILITEQGVADLRGKSPIQRAQAIIENCVHPDYRQLLSDYLKLGKGHTPHNLYACFAFHHAFNETGDMHNVDWSKYVK, from the coding sequence ATGAGCAGATATCCTGTAATGACTGCTGAGGAAGCAGCGAATTTTATCAACAACGATGACAATGTAGGATTCAGCGGATTTACCGCAGCGGGTTGCCCTAAAGCCGTTCCGGCAGCGTTGGCAAAACGTGCAGAGGCGGAACACCAAAAAGGAAACCCTTTCAAAATAGGAATGTTTACGGGCGCCTCCACGGGAGACAGCCTGGACGGTAACCTGGCACGTGCTCATGCCATCAAATTCCGGACGCCCTACCAGTCCAACAAAGATTTAAGGAATGCCATCAACACGGGCGACGCTCCGTATTATGACCTGCATCTCTCCCATCTGGCGCAGATGCTGCGTTATGGTTTCCTGGGAAAGGTAAATGTGGCCATTATTGAAGCCGCTGATATTACGGATAACGGAGAAATCGTTCCCACGACAGGGATCGGGATCGCTCCTACCCTTTGCATGCTGTCCGATAAGATCATTGTAGAGCTGAACCATAAGCACCCGAAAGAGATCCGCGGCATGCACGACGTATATGTGACCGCACCGCCGCCGAATCGTGAGGCCATTCCCATTTTCCATCCTGATGACCGTATCGGCACTCCGTATATTAAAGTGGATCCTGCCAAGGTAGTAGCCGTAGTCGAGACCAACCTTGAAAATGAAGGTGGTGAATTTGCCCCGCTGGACGAAACAACTGCCAGAATCGGAGCCAATGTAGCCAACTTCCTGGTGGGAGAAATGAAAGCAGGACGTATTCCCCAGTCTTTCCTTCCGGTACAGTCCGGGGTAGGCAATATTGCCAATGCCGTTCTGGGCGCGATGGGTGAAAATGCCTCCATCCCGGTTTTCAAAATTTATACCGAAGTCATACAGGACGCCGTGATCACTTTAATGAAATCAGGCAGGGTACGGTTCGCCAGCGGTTGTTCATTGACTGTCAGCAATCCTACCATGGATGAAATATACAAAGACCTTGATTTCTTCAAGGATAAGGTATTATTACGTCCGCAGGAAATTTCCAACAATCCGGAAATCATCCGCAGGCTGGGACTGATCACGATCAACACCGCTCTGGAAGCAGATATTTTCGGTAATATCAATTCTACCCATGTGGTAGGCACCAAGATGATGAACGGTATTGGTGGTTCCGGCGATTTTACCCGTAACGCCTATTTGTCTATTTTCACCACTCCGTCCGTTGCCAAGGGAACGAACATCAGTGCCATTGTGCCGATGGTATCGCATCTGGATCATAACGAACACTCCGTATCCATCCTGATCACCGAACAGGGAGTAGCCGACCTCAGGGGCAAATCACCGATACAAAGGGCCCAGGCCATCATTGAAAATTGTGTACATCCCGATTACCGGCAATTGCTCAGCGATTACCTGAAACTGGGAAAAGGACATACGCCTCATAACCTGTATGCCTGCTTTGCATTCCATCATGCATTCAACGAAACAGGTGACATGCACAATGTAGACTGGTCAAAATATGTTAAATAA
- a CDS encoding site-specific integrase, whose protein sequence is MERVTFKILFYVKKTRIAKNGEVPIMLRVTVNGLRTETSVNLKVNPKSWNAVAGKSVGSTRQDYELNARIDTIRMRVMQLHRQMELDGESITAQKVIDKYLGRGDKPVIMLLDLFREHNEKCLKLSGNGMAPGTVERYETSYKHTANFIEDTYGKEDIPVADIDHKFITDYEFWLRTERKCSHNSAVKYLKNFGKIVRIAIANGYITKNPFANIKFKLEEVDRDFLEDHEIKAMIDKPIEIARLAQVRDVFVFSIFTGLAFSDIKGLKQEHIVKDNNGALWIRKKRQKTGNMCNIPLLDPAREILNRYKNHPTCIEKGVLLPMLCNQKYNAYLKELAAICGINKEISSHTGRHSFATSVALANGVSIENVAKMLGHSDTKMTRHYARVLDKSIMRDMTVVNGKFAASTDKQKAAPTPQELTQVSAMTTPTPAPSIEIPILIPQTRSGVLN, encoded by the coding sequence ATGGAACGAGTAACATTCAAAATCCTGTTTTACGTTAAGAAAACACGGATCGCAAAAAATGGCGAAGTACCTATTATGCTTCGCGTTACGGTAAACGGTCTGCGAACCGAAACATCCGTAAATCTTAAAGTTAATCCCAAATCATGGAATGCGGTCGCGGGTAAGTCGGTAGGCAGCACCCGTCAGGACTACGAGTTGAACGCCCGGATAGACACTATCCGTATGCGGGTGATGCAACTCCACCGTCAAATGGAATTGGACGGTGAGTCTATCACGGCTCAAAAGGTAATTGACAAATACCTCGGCAGGGGCGATAAGCCCGTCATTATGCTGTTAGACCTGTTCAGAGAACATAATGAGAAGTGTCTCAAGCTGTCCGGCAACGGCATGGCTCCCGGCACGGTCGAACGTTATGAAACCTCTTACAAGCACACGGCAAACTTCATTGAAGACACATATGGCAAAGAGGATATACCCGTTGCCGACATAGACCATAAATTCATCACTGATTATGAGTTCTGGTTGCGTACCGAACGCAAGTGCAGCCATAATTCGGCGGTCAAATACCTTAAAAACTTTGGTAAGATCGTCCGTATAGCTATAGCTAACGGCTATATCACAAAGAATCCGTTTGCCAATATCAAATTTAAACTTGAAGAAGTCGACCGTGATTTTCTTGAAGACCACGAAATCAAGGCTATGATAGATAAGCCTATTGAGATTGCGCGGTTAGCGCAAGTGCGGGATGTTTTTGTCTTTTCGATTTTCACTGGATTGGCATTCTCGGACATTAAGGGCTTAAAGCAGGAACATATAGTAAAGGATAACAACGGCGCGTTGTGGATAAGGAAGAAACGGCAGAAGACAGGTAATATGTGTAATATCCCGTTGCTGGACCCTGCCAGAGAAATCCTCAACCGCTACAAGAACCATCCGACCTGCATCGAAAAGGGTGTACTGCTCCCGATGCTATGCAACCAGAAGTATAACGCATACCTTAAAGAACTGGCGGCGATATGCGGCATCAATAAGGAAATTTCGAGCCACACCGGGCGTCACTCGTTTGCAACCTCGGTAGCCCTCGCTAACGGCGTATCTATTGAGAACGTGGCAAAAATGCTCGGCCATTCCGATACGAAAATGACCCGCCATTACGCCCGTGTTCTCGACAAGAGCATTATGCGGGATATGACGGTAGTTAATGGGAAGTTCGCCGCATCGACCGACAAACAAAAGGCCGCGCCGACACCGCAGGAACTGACACAGGTTTCCGCCATGACAACGCCCACTCCGGCTCCATCAATCGAGATACCCATTCTCATTCCGCAGACCCGATCCGGCGTACTCAATTAA
- a CDS encoding pentapeptide repeat-containing protein, with product MQDRYIQDETFDQIDFTQNALGKGEYESCLFKNCNFSGQDFSGFKFLDCEFNACNLSLVKLDDTVLQDIKFKGCKMLGIRFEACNSFGLSFSFDGCQLNHSSFYQLKIKKTVFSNSQLEEADFAGCDLTEAEFDQCNLGNAVFDHTILEKADFRTSDHYSIDPEMNRIRKAKFSISGLSGLLDKYDIVIEK from the coding sequence ATGCAGGACAGGTACATACAGGACGAGACATTCGACCAGATAGATTTTACTCAAAATGCCTTGGGAAAAGGCGAATATGAAAGTTGCCTGTTCAAGAACTGTAACTTTTCAGGTCAGGATTTTTCCGGATTTAAATTTCTGGATTGCGAATTTAATGCATGTAACCTGAGCCTGGTGAAGCTGGATGATACGGTTTTACAGGATATAAAGTTCAAAGGTTGCAAAATGTTAGGCATTCGTTTCGAAGCCTGTAATAGTTTTGGGTTATCATTTTCATTTGATGGTTGCCAACTCAATCACTCCTCCTTTTATCAATTAAAAATAAAGAAAACCGTTTTCAGCAATTCGCAGCTGGAAGAAGCAGATTTTGCAGGTTGTGACTTAACGGAAGCAGAGTTTGATCAATGTAATCTGGGTAATGCTGTTTTTGATCATACGATACTTGAAAAGGCGGACTTCCGTACTTCCGACCATTATTCCATCGACCCTGAAATGAACAGGATCAGAAAAGCAAAATTTTCGATTTCCGGTCTTTCCGGACTTCTGGATAAATATGATATAGTAATAGAAAAATGA
- a CDS encoding NUDIX domain-containing protein, which translates to MNEYFPSKVLHFCPFCGADAFRPGDGHYLQCGVCGKKLYINAAGAVACIIVNPQGEILFTRRKYDPSKGMLDLPGGFVDPEETAESAARREVYEELNLKVDSMQYIGSSNNRYLYGGIVYFTLDLGFECKVSDFSTLRAGDDAAGYVFLAPDKINIDEIGFLSIRTLVQLYIRNRADQ; encoded by the coding sequence ATGAATGAATATTTTCCTTCGAAGGTGCTTCATTTTTGCCCTTTTTGTGGTGCAGATGCTTTTCGGCCCGGTGATGGACATTACCTGCAATGTGGTGTTTGTGGGAAAAAACTGTACATCAATGCAGCAGGTGCGGTAGCGTGTATTATCGTCAATCCGCAGGGGGAAATATTGTTTACCCGGCGTAAGTACGATCCGTCCAAAGGGATGCTGGACCTTCCGGGAGGATTTGTTGATCCGGAAGAAACGGCTGAGAGTGCTGCCCGGAGGGAAGTATATGAAGAACTGAACCTAAAGGTTGATTCGATGCAATATATAGGGAGTTCTAACAATCGTTACCTGTATGGTGGAATTGTATATTTCACGCTCGACCTGGGATTTGAATGTAAGGTTTCGGATTTTTCCACGCTTCGTGCAGGTGACGATGCGGCCGGATATGTATTCCTTGCCCCGGATAAGATCAATATCGATGAAATAGGATTTCTGTCTATCCGGACACTTGTACAACTGTATATTAGGAATAGGGCTGATCAGTAA
- the dapA gene encoding 4-hydroxy-tetrahydrodipicolinate synthase, with protein MLFQGTGVAIVTPFKKDETIDFEALSRIVNHCIDEKVDYIVIMGTTGESVTLSREETDKVVRYVVELAADEIPVVIGIGGNDTAKVVKKIKRTDFNGISGMLSVAPYYNKPTQSGIIAHYKTIAAESPVPVILYNIPGRTGINMTAETTLTLAHEVDNIVAMKEASGSLSQMSEIIKGRPADFAVISGDDAFALPLIALGGDGIISVAANAFPKQIAALTREALSGNFSEARAIHYQMLELFNALFTDGNPAGIKAALHILGMAENILRLPLVPVSQKTYEKLSSLIREIGA; from the coding sequence ATGCTGTTTCAAGGTACGGGCGTAGCCATCGTTACACCATTCAAAAAAGACGAAACAATAGATTTTGAGGCACTAAGCCGTATTGTGAATCATTGTATCGATGAAAAAGTAGATTATATAGTAATAATGGGAACTACCGGGGAATCGGTAACCCTCTCACGTGAGGAGACCGATAAGGTAGTACGTTATGTAGTAGAACTGGCTGCAGATGAAATACCGGTGGTCATTGGTATCGGGGGAAACGATACCGCAAAAGTGGTCAAAAAGATCAAACGCACTGATTTTAACGGAATATCCGGTATGTTATCGGTAGCTCCTTATTACAATAAACCGACACAATCAGGGATCATCGCTCATTATAAAACTATTGCCGCCGAAAGTCCGGTACCTGTGATATTGTATAATATTCCCGGACGGACAGGCATCAATATGACAGCCGAAACAACGCTCACACTGGCGCATGAAGTAGACAACATTGTCGCCATGAAAGAAGCTTCGGGATCGCTTTCACAAATGTCGGAAATTATTAAAGGGAGACCCGCTGATTTTGCCGTGATCTCAGGAGATGACGCATTTGCCCTCCCCCTGATTGCCCTGGGAGGAGACGGCATTATTTCAGTAGCTGCCAATGCTTTTCCAAAGCAAATTGCTGCCCTTACCCGCGAAGCATTGTCCGGAAATTTTTCAGAAGCCCGGGCCATTCATTACCAGATGTTGGAACTGTTCAATGCCTTATTTACAGATGGCAATCCTGCCGGAATCAAAGCCGCACTCCATATTTTAGGAATGGCAGAGAATATCCTACGCCTGCCACTGGTCCCCGTATCACAAAAGACTTACGAAAAACTCTCCTCCCTGATCCGGGAAATAGGAGCTTGA